In Candidatus Binataceae bacterium, the genomic window TGCCCCCGAGCCTTTGGACGGAGGTGCCCTGGGATGAGCGAGACAACAATTCGACCGGCAATCGCGGGAGACGTGGAGTTCGTCGCATGGACCATTCAGGCGGCCATGCGCTCCCACCTTAAGAAAGGTTGGTTTGACATCCTGCTGGCGCGGCCCGAAGCGGAGTGTCTCGAGTTTGTTCGCCGGCTGGTTCTCGCCAAGACCCCTTCATGGTGGCACCACTCACTGTTCTTGATCGCGGAAGTCGATGGCAAGCCGGCGTCGGCGCTGTGCCGGTTTAGAGCCGGCGAAGGATATCCTTTGTCCGAGAAAGCGATGACGGAAGTGGTTGCCAGTTACCAATGGAGCGAGGCGGAACTCAAGGCGATGTGGCAGCGGGGCGCCTATGCTTTCACCTGCATCCTGCCAGGGGACGACAACCGCTGGACCA contains:
- a CDS encoding GNAT family N-acetyltransferase, with the protein product MSETTIRPAIAGDVEFVAWTIQAAMRSHLKKGWFDILLARPEAECLEFVRRLVLAKTPSWWHHSLFLIAEVDGKPASALCRFRAGEGYPLSEKAMTEVVASYQWSEAELKAMWQRGAYAFTCILPGDDNRWTIENVATLPEFRGRGLVGILIEHALVEGRRRGFSEAQITFLIGNDPAERAYAKAGFTFEAEKRHPDHEAACGSPGLRRFTRKL